The proteins below come from a single Aspergillus oryzae RIB40 DNA, chromosome 5 genomic window:
- a CDS encoding uncharacterized protein (predicted protein) has product MPNIFGLVPMLRRAEAQPDLEVAQGDGASHIPATSGATLLPRPVASIVSFVTQSTSLSLRVGTFFGGVAIDGARATTLTGLELSRAVIEGVLTRAGRDVATRSSGEHGRVEAESILERSLAALHKSVTSASFFVAATFHFSSTTLSSASNMSQALLSTLDAILGSTESSRAIAAIITLIRREFRNPRVESMTDDNIGVGDLLIGTVGFAMLQRWGRKNTERQIRTNGGEEAIWDVVILDNGVRADVVGMHQIELTRRPRSEFHDETRRSSFISPGNDEEAFDAVQRPASRGDMAEKHPLSLPPGDHQMSDDDIRLYIMKQLPQGCRASIKTDLVTARTITVDIYDDDSAEIAAPPGTMVIEERFRNDQCLGSSGGSSPPQFPKHTVVFRTAFNKSQSADVRLSRGDDISGIYEISSDHGDQSPYLSQGIAITDSLPDAESTVADHRHAKPQDKPIQTIQTEIEDGSHRNSRFPGTNGLGKSSYEPTLLADSNSSKRYSTESTRTASNEADTISKGSFGKGSLTRIAQKVKPASVERSGQSKRLSVKEKSSTPPVHSVQRSKGSKGYVPERKPSAPKQSPKPTAEAKSEKPPLPSKARVSSVANRGSPRSPLQSSRLSVPSTARGTSVREMPPERGPMPEFYAIHEKNEESFMKQTDAYSTNVRPRSSAGVRTHVRSSSSMSVTRSEADMSVSVNDGRPSSSHLHRSSHTFTPSIYSLATAGSETSLILAHRSRKSAYDDMETIQALSRDGLVPGIFPEKHFVQNIRRFLRFSSASYGSNALKVMGVPPTTKALAYQESDSREHSDFSDHTGLPASTILLSSFVDPAGGSKAAGETETGFPLVHYLFLDHESKAVVLTLRGTWGFEDILTDMTCDYDDLEWQGKSWKVHKGMHASAQRLLMGGGGKVMITIRAALEEFPDYGVVLCGHSLGGGVAALLATMISEPTNDGYGTSFVTASYQATAQRLLLTGSSDTNQTACFLPSGRPIHVYAYGPPAAMSPFLRRATRGLITTIVNGHDVVPSLSLGILHDMHTVSVAFKSDVSGTKSHVQGRVWNSLRQSIVNKFYVNEPPIVQHAGDGIGEDAWAWKTLKMLREEMLAPKLMPPGEVFVVETMRVLQRDAFTSGMGDDGHPRLGRPATRVQLKFIRDVESVFGEMRFGSGMFSDHNPARYEASLAALSRGILDD; this is encoded by the exons ATGCCTAATATATTCGGCCTTGTGCCTATGTTGAGGCGAGCTGAGGCCCAACCTGATCTAGAAGTGGCCCAGGGTGACGGCGCAAGCCATATACCCGCAACCTCAGGCGCAACTCTACTTCCACGTCCAGTGGCTTCgattgtttcctttgttaCCCAGTCCacttcgctttctctccgAGTCGGGACTTTCTTCGGAGGAGTGGCCATCGATGGAGCAAGAGCCACCACACTGACGGGATTGGAGCTCAGTAGAGCAGTCATTGAAGGCGTCCTGACAAGAGCCGGGCGGGATGTGGCTACGAGGAGCAGCGGAGAACATGGCAGAGTAGAAGCAGAATCTATACTAGAGCGAAGC CTTGCCGCTCTGCACAAGTCGGTCACGTCTGCATCGTTCTTCGTCGCTGCAAcgtttcatttctcttccacAACTCTCTCATCTGCTTCAAATATGTCCCAGGCGCTTTTGTCTACCCTTGATGCAATACTTGGCTCAACTGAGTCTTCAAGGGCAATAGCTGCCATCATAACACTTATCCGAAGAGAATTTCGGAACCCAAGAGTTGAGTCTATGACTGATGATAACATTGGTGTCGGTGACCTCTTAATAGGCACAGTTGGCTTCGCCATGCTTCAGCgttggggaagaaaaaacaccGAACGACAAATACGTACGAATGGTGGGGAGGAGGCCATCTGGGATGTTGTCATCTTAGATAATGGGGTCAGAGCAGATGTTGTTGGGATGCATCAGATAGAACTTACGAGAAGGCCTCGGAGCGAATTCCACGATGAGACGAGGCGCTCGTCTTTCATATCGCCCGGAAATGACGAAGAAGCCTTCGATGCTGTGCAGCGTCCGGCGAGTAGGGGTGATATGGCCGAGAAACATCCCCTTTCGCTTCCCCCAGGAGACCATCAAATGTCCGACGATGACATTCGGTTGTATATTATGAAGCAGCTTCCTCAAGGCTGTCGTGCCTCGATAAAGACTGACCTAGTCACTGCACGTACTATTACAGTCGATATTTATGATGACGACAGCGCAGAGATTGCTGCTCCGCCCGGTACGATGGTGATTGAGGAAAGGTTCCGTAACGACCAGTGCCTTGGCAGCAGTGGAGGATCGAGTCCTCCCCAATTTCCCAAGCACACTGTTGTTTTTCGAACGGCTTTCAATAAATCTCAAAGCGCAGACGTGAGGCTATCACGTGGAGACGATATCTCGGGTATATACGAGATCAGTTCTGACCATGGCGACCAGAGTCCTTACTTGAGTCAAGGTATTGCGATTACTGACTCACTCCCTGACGCCGAATCAACTGTCGCAGATCACCGTCATGCTAAACCCCAAGACAAACCAATACAAACCATCCAAACTGAAATTGAAGATGGCAGCCATCGAAACAGTCGTTTTCCGGGAACCAATGGACTGGGTAAATCTTCATACGAGCCAACGCTACTCGCTGATTCAAATAGCTCTAAAAGATATAGCACAGAATCTACTCGAACCGCCTCAAACGAAGCCGACACTATCTCGAAAGGTTCGTTTGGGAAAGGCTCCCTGACGAGGATTGCACAGAAAGTGAAACCGGCGAGTGTTGAAAGAAGTGGTCAGAGTAAGCGACTGTCGGTTAAGGAAAAGTCTAGCACGCCACCGGTTCATTCCGTCCAACGCAGCAAGGGTTCTAAAGGCTATGTCCCtgaaagaaaaccatcaGCTCCCAAACAATCTCCGAAACCTACCGCAGAAGCAAAATCGGAAAAGCCGCCACTTCCTTCAAAGGCTCGAGTTTCGTCCGTAGCGAACCGAGGCTCACCAAGATCGCCTTTACAAAGCTCTCGACTGTCTGTCCCTTCAACAGCACGAGGTACTAGCGTACGAGAAATGCCCCCCGAAAGGGGTCCGATGCCTGAGTTTTATGCGATAcatgagaagaatgaagaatcTTTCATGAAGCAAACAGATGCTTATTCTACAAACGTGCGCCCGAGATCTTCTGCCGGTGTGAGGACACATGTGCGTAGCAGCAGTTCTATGTCCGTCACACGATCTGAGGCGGACATGTCTGTGTCTGTCAATGATGGACGTCCAAGCTCCTCACATTTACACAGAAGCTCTCATACGTTTACTCCCAGCATATACTCCTTAGCCACGGCTGGTTCAGAGACGTCACTCATACTTGCGCATCGGTCCCGCAAGAGTGCTTACGATGATATGGAAACTATACAAGCATTAAGCCGCGATGGACTTGTTCCAGGAATATTTCCCGAAAAGCATTTTGTGCAAAATATCAGGCGTTTCCTCCGGTTTTCCTCGGCATCTTATGGATCAAATGCCCTCAAAGTCATGGGTGTTCCACCAACGACCAAGGCTCTTGCATATCAGGAATCTGACAGTCGCGAGCACAGCGACTTTTCGGACCACACCGGCCTACCAGCTTCGACAATCCTTCTATCATCCTTTGTCGATCCCGCGGGTGGGTCAAAGGCTGCTGGAGAGACGGAGACCGGGTTTCCTCTGGTCCATTACCTGTTTCTAGATCATGAATCGAAGGCCGTTGTCTTGACACTTAGGGGAACATGGGGcttcgaagatatcctcACAGATATGACctgtgattatgatgacctggaatggcaaggaaAGAGCTGGAAAGTTCATAAGGGCATGCATGCTTCTGCGCAACGACTGTTGATGGGGGGAGGTGGTAAAGTTATGATTACAATCAGAGCTGCCTTGGAGGAATTCCCAGATTATGGCGTGGTACTCTGCGGTCACTCGCTAGGCGGAGGTGTTGCTGCACTATTAGCTACGATGATATCGGAACCTACGAATGATGGCTACGGGACATCGTTTGTGACTGCTTCATATCAAGCCACCGCGCAACGTTTGCTCCTAACTGGAAGCAGCGACACCAACCAAACGGcgtgttttcttccctcgGGACGACCTATACATGTGTACGCATATGGTCCGCCTGCAGCCAtgtccccttttcttcgccgTGCGACACGTGGGTTAATTACAACAATTGTTAACGGTCATGATGTGGTACCCAGCCTTTCTTTAGGAATTTTGCATGACATGCATACGGTGTCAGTGGCTTTCAAGAGTGACGTTTCAGGAACCAAGTCGCACGTACAAGGCCGTGTCTGGAACAGTTTGCGGCAGAGTATCGTTAATAAGTTCTACGTCAACGAGCCGCCTATAGTCCAGCATGCTGGTGACGGGATTGGTGAGGACGCTTGGGCATGGAAGACTCTCAAAATGCTCagagaggaaatgctcgCGCCTAAGCTGATGCCCCCGGGGGAGGTATTCGTGGTCGAAACCATGCGTGTCTTGCAGCGGGATGCTTTCACGTCGGGTATGGGTGATGATGGCCATCCGCGGCTAGGTCGTCCTGCAACGAGAGTCCAGCTCAAGTTTATTCGAGACGTCGAATCCGTCTTTGGAGAAATGAGATTCGGATCAGGAATGTTCAGTGACCACAATCCTGCACGTTATGAAGCAAGCCTCGCGGCGCTCTCGCGCGGAATTTTGGATGATTGA
- a CDS encoding fungal specific transcription factor domain-containing protein (predicted protein) has translation MKSNLVPFRKSHGRIMTSMPYQESDTGISPATDLTSGPAFESQVKSLLDRNHPANSALLRAPGNSGSTEAVTQWTSARPLVSDDAVPTIPSLEESQDLLDRFLFYLGVSQHFFDPRTFSDSMVLLFQDEQTQEHQMHTIWFTEYLLVMAMAKLMDVEDPSSQPPGASLFAEAMRRLPPLHQLGEEGAITVEILTLIATYLQWCDRKHDAYLYV, from the exons ATGAAGAGCAACTTAGTACCCTTTCGCAAG AGTCACGGACGAATCATGACTT CCATGCCTTATCAAGAAAGCGACACGGGGATCAGTCCAG CAACCGACTTGACTTCAGGACCGGCATTTGAATCCCAAGTCAAGTCCCTTCTTGATAGGAACCACCCAGCTAACAGTGCACTCTTACGGGCCCCTGGTAACAGTGGCTCTACGGAAGCTGTAACACAATGGACGTCGGCGAGGCCGCTGGTCAGCGATGATGCCGTGCCGACTATCCCATCTCTAGAGGAGTCCCAAGATCTACTCGATCGATTCCTCTTCTACCTTGGTGTTAGCCAGCATTTTTTCGACCCTCGCACCTTTTCTGATAGCATGGTACTGCTCTTTCAGGATGAACAAACGCAGGAACACCAGATGCACACGATCTGGTTCACCGAGTATCTGCTCGTCATGGCGATGGCTAAGCTGATGGATGTAGAAGACCCTTCCTCCCAACCACCAGGTGCGAGTCTCTTTGCAGAAGCAATGAGACGGTTGCCTCCATTGCATCAACTGGGCGAGGAAGGGGCTATTACTGTTGAGATCCTAACACTCATCGCCACCTACCTCCAGTGGTGCGACCGGAAGCACGATGCGTACCTATATGTATGA
- a CDS encoding M24 family metallopeptidase (Xaa-Pro aminopeptidase) — MEEPPFSIPPHSRRIDPTQPRTATFKPDGSDNDNDRVEVGPTPLAFAEWQHLGLQPPHLPTMRAYRLQRICDQLISRDLGGILLFDPLNIRYATDTSNMQLWTAHNPSRACFVAASGYLVLWDFHGCNHLSAHLPLIKETRSGASFFYFETGNRTDEHAARFCAQVDELLRKHAGNNRRLAVDRIEVAGLRALDALGVEVCNGQAVTELARMIKGPDEIRAMRCAVASCEAAVGEMRQAMRAGATENDVWAALHAGNIRRGGEWIETRLLSSGPRTNPWYQECGPRILRDGDLVSFDTDLIGVYGICVDMSRSWICGDLEPTAEQKRLYRIAHEHITNNIEMVKPGVRFTELTRNGHRLPESCRAQRYSVMFHGVGLCDEYPTIRYPEDLESYGYEGELQAGMVLCVEAYVGEVGGKDGIKLENQLLVTETGYELLTRYPFEESFLRD, encoded by the coding sequence ATGGAAGAACCGCCCTTCTCCATCCCTCCTCATTCTCGGCGTATCGACCCCACCCAGCCGCGCACCGCTACGTTCAAACCTGATGGTTCAGACAACGACAACGACCGCGTAGAGGTCGGACCGACTCCGCTGGCGTTCGCGGAGTGGCAGCATCTGGGTCTGCAGCCACCTCACCTACCGACCATGCGCGCGTATCGTCTACAGCGCATTTGCGATCAACTAATTAGTCGCGACCTAGGTGGCATCCTATTGTTCGATCCACTGAACATTCGTTACGCCACCGACACCAGCAATATGCAGCTGTGGACAGCGCACAACCCCTCCCGGGCCTGCTTCGTCGCCGCCAGCGGTTACCTAGTGCTGTGGGATTTCCATGGTTGCAATCATCTTTCTGCGCACCTGCCGCTGATTAAGGAAACGCGCAGTGGcgcctctttcttctactTTGAAACCGGCAACCGTACCGATGAACACGCCGCGCGTTTCTGCGCACAAGTTGACGAATTGCTCCGAAAGCATGCCGGCAATAACCGCCGGCTAGCCGTGGACCGCATTGAAGTCGCCGGCCTGCGTGCCCTCGATGCGCTGGGAGTGGAAGTCTGTAATGGGCAGGCCGTCACCGAGCTTGCGCGGATGATTAAGGGCCCAGATGAGATCCGGGCTATGCGCTGTGCGGTCGCCTCCTGCGAAGCCGCGGTTGGCGAGATGCGTCAGGCCATGCGCGCCGGTGCCACAGAAAATGACGTCTGGGCTGCTCTGCACGCAGGCAATATTCGCCGTGGCGGCGAATGGATTGAAACTCGCCTTCTTAGTTCCGGACCGCGCACCAACCCTTGGTATCAGGAATGCGGGCCGCGGATACTTCGCGATGGAGACCTGGTGTCGTTCGACACCGACCTCATTGGCGTATACGGTATCTGCGTGGACATGTCGCGCAGCTGGATCTGCGGCGACCTTGAGCCTACAGCAGAACAGAAACGTCTGTATCGCATCGCCCACGAACATATCACCAATAACATCGAGATGGTCAAGCCCGGGGTACGCTTTACGGAACTGACGCGCAACGGTCACCGCCTGCCTGAAAGCTGCCGCGCTCAGCGCTATAGCGTGATGTTTCATGGTGTAGGCCTGTGCGACGAGTACCCTACCATCCGCTACCCCGAAGACCTGGAGTCTTACGGCTACGAAGGAGAGCTGCAAGCGGGCATGGTACTATGCGTTGAGGCTTATGTCGGTGAAGTGGGCGGCAAAGACGGCATCAAGCTAGAGAACCAGCTACTCGTGACGGAGACGGGCTATGAGCTACTAACTCGCTATCCCTTCGAAGAGAGCTTCCTACGCGACTGA
- a CDS encoding lactate 2-monooxygenase (glycolate oxidase): MPERYGDYQSVIYGRGAIESVQPNVTTDPRLLEEQARKALGVRSFNYVAGGAGEKATMDSNRLAFRQWKIIPRMLRQVDNQDLSVELFGQKYPNPVLMAPVGVQSLFHEDKETGLAESCAEVGVPYTLSTASTSSIEEVAETNGDGKRWFQLYWPQDDDVTLSLLKRAKDNGFSVLVVTLDTWSLAWRPADLDNAYVPFIKGVGNQIGFSDPVFRAKFEKESGSKLEEDIVGASRAWISDVFPGRPHTWEHIAFLRKNWDGPIVLKGIQHVEDAELALQAGCDGIVVSNHGGRQVDGAIGSLDVLPEIVEAVGDKMTVLFDSGVRTGADVVKALCLGAKAVFVGRPVIYGLAINGREGAKSVMKGLLADLWQTMSLSGICTVAECTRDRVRKVQYPGDMKAMM; the protein is encoded by the exons ATGCCTGAAAGGTATGGCGATTACCAGTCCGTCATCTATGGCCGTGGGGCCATAGAAAGTGTTCAGCCGAATGTCACTACGGACCCTCGTCTTCTCGAGGAACAGGCGCGCAAGGCACTAGGTGTCCGATCTTTCAATTATGTTGCTGGGGGAGCCGGTGAAAAGGCTACCATGGACAGCAATCGGCTGGCGTTTCGTCAATGGAAAAT TATTCCACGAATGCTGAGACAG GTGGATAATCAGGACCTTTCGGTAGAGCTCTTTGGTCAAAAGTACCCGAACCCGGTCTTGATGGCACCCGTCGGTGTCCAGAGCTTGTTCCATGAGGATAAAGAGACGGGTCTAGCCGAATCATGTGCAGAAGTCGGAGTCCCGTATACCCTTAGTACAGCCAGCACTAGTTCCATTGAAGAGGTGGCCGAGACAAATGGGGACGGAAAACGATGGTTTCAACTCTACTGGCCCCAAGATGATGACGTCACGCTCTCACTACTGAAGCGTGCTAAAGACAATGGCTTTTCTGTTCTCGTAGTCACTTTGGATACTTGGTCCCTTGCCTGGCGACCGGCCGATTTGGACAATGCTTATGTCCCATTTATCAAGGGCGTTGGCAACCAAATCGGCTTCTCTGACCCGGTGTTTCGTGCAAAGTTCGAGAAGGAATCCGGCTCTAAACTAGAAGAAGATATTGTCGGAGCATCTCGGGCTTGGATCTCTGACGTGTTCCCTGGCCGACCTCATACGTGGGAGCATATCGCTTTTCTACGGAAGAACTGGGATGGACCAATCGTTCTCAAAGGGATCCAGCATGTAGAGGATGCAGAGCTTGCTCTCCAAGCTGGATGTGACGGTATCGTTGTTTCTAACCATGGAG GTCGACAAGTGGATGGTGCCATCGGTTCTTTGGATGTGCTTCCTGAGATTGTTGAAGCCGTCGGTGACAAGATGACGGTCCTATTTGATTCCGGGGTCAGGACTGGTGCAGACGTCGTGAAAGCTCTCTGTTTAGGGGCCAAGGCAGTGTTTGTAGGCAGACCTGTAATATATGGTCTTGCAATCAACGGAAGAGAGGGAGCCAAATCTGTCATGAAAGGACTGCTGGCAGATCTGTGGCAGACTATGAGTTTGTCCGGCATTTGCACCGTCGCCGAATGTACTCGAGATAGAGTTAGGAAAGTCCAGTACCCAGGAGATATGAAGGCTATGATGTGA
- a CDS encoding uncharacterized protein (mitochondrial carnitine-acylcarnitine carrier protein), with the protein MASELKANEPNVAVWRETVTDFTAGAAGGAAQVLIGEYHLLYNSYDQPFDLVKVRLQTQNGGNTLPTARNIWAKEGPLAFYRGTLMPLLGVGACVSIQFGAFHGIRQAIESYNTDKRPGHDSTLSIPQYYLAGAGAGHHLGPVEHIRIRLQTQPHGAARIYNGPLGCALKLIGTAGIASIYRGQAVILLREIHGYGVWLAAYEGLIALCGGLAGEALWLLSHPLDVLKSKMQSDGFGAEKKHRNMRDAFRHT; encoded by the exons ATGGCTTCGGAATTGAAAGCGAACGAGCCTAATGTGGCTGTTTGGAGGGAGACTGTTACGGATTTCACTGCGGGAGCGGCTGGTGGTGCTGCTCAGGTCTTGATCGGCGAGTACCATTTACTATACAATTCGTATG ACCAGCCATTTG ACCTAGTCAAAGTCCGACTACAAACCCAAAACGGAGGCAATACCTTGCCAACCGCTCGCAACATCTGGGCCAAAGAAGGGCCTTTGGCATTTTATAGA GGCACTCTTATGCCGCTGTTAGGTGTTGGGGCTTGC GTCAGCATTCAATTCGGTGCCTTCCATGGGATCCGACAAGCCATTGAGTCCTACAATACAGATAAGCGCCCAGGGCATGATTCAACCCTATCCATACCGCAATACTACCTCGCCGGTGCAGGAGCCGGA CATCATCTCGGTCCAGTAGAACACATCCGTATCCGCTTACAAACGCAACCTCATGGAGCAGCCAGAATATACAACGGACCCTTGGGCTGTGCTCTCAAGCTCATCGGTACCGCCGGCATTGCCAGTATCTATCGCGGACAGGCAGTAATTCTCCTCAGAGAAATCCACGGCTACGGAGTGTGGTTGGCAGCATACGAGGGTCTC ATCGCATTATGTGGAGGACTTGCGGGGGAGGCGCTCTGGCTACTGAGTCATCCATTGGACGtgctcaagagcaagatgCAAAGCGATGGATTTGGGGCTGAGAAAAAACACCGCAACATGAGAGATGCTTTTCGGCATACTTAG
- a CDS encoding putative MFS transporter (permease of the major facilitator superfamily), with amino-acid sequence MEYRSEPKPDVESPRQGNTMMVPQDTDTGSSFLEGESEKHLLWKIDIHILPMVVLLYLFSFLDRVNIGNARLYGLEDDLGLVGNQYQVAVSILFVTYCLFEVPSNLVLKKLRPSRYIASISVIWGIIATLTGITQNYGGLIACRLLLGVVEAGLFPGLITYLTLFYSKRELALRTGYLFSSAAAAGAFGGLLAYAIGFMDGISGLRGWRWILILEGIPTVLLGVVAWFVLADEPDTAYYLNEEEKALVLRRRMRYVGQTASAQKFHWADVKEGALDWRIWAFSIAQFGIDTMLYGYSTFLPTIIKGMGSWSTPEVQALTIPCYALGALAYLVTAWVSDRTQRRGLFICIFSAVSVVGYGILISDTSSGVHYFGALLIALGLYVAVGLPLAWLPTTLPRYGKRTFATGLQLTFGNISGVMSPFLYKNNEAPRYVRGNAVTLGLVGFAGIVYGLMWFYYHQKNMRRVQGFEDEKVAGMTDEEIEELGDKSPRFIYST; translated from the exons ATGGAGTACCGAAGTGAGCCGAAACCGGACGTTGAATCACCCCGACAGGGCAACACCATGATGGTACCCCAGGATACCGACACCGGGTCCTCTTTTCTTGAAGGGGAGAGTGAAAAGCATTTGCTCTGGAAAATCGATATACATATCTTACCCATGGTTGTGCTTCTCTATTTATTCAGCTTTCTGGATAGAG TGAACATTGGCAACGCTCGACTGTATGGCCTGGAAGATGACCTGGGCCTGGTTGGTAACCAGTACCAGGTCGCTGTATCTATCTTATTTGTAACCTACTGT CTATTTGAAGTACCATCGAACCTGGTCCTCAAGAAACTTCGGCCGTCACGCTACATTGCATCGATCTCGGTTATTTGGGGTATCATAGCAACCCTAACAGGAATCACCCAGAACTATGGAGGGCTGATCGCTTGCCGTCTTCTCCTAG GTGTTGTGGAAGCCGGATTATTTCCCGGACTTATAACATATCTCACCTTATTCTATAGCAAGCGTGAACTTGCTCTCCGGACAGGGTATCTTTTTAGCAGTGCGGCAGCAGCTGGAGCGTTTGGCGGGCTTCTAGCGTATGCAATCGGGTTCATGGATGGTATCAGCGGACTTCGAGGCTGGCGATGGATCTTGATACTGGAAGGTATCCCAACCGTACTCCTAGGAGTGGTGGCGTGGTTCGTTCTAGCCGATGAGCCTGACACAGCTTATTACCtgaacgaagaagaaaaggccctCGTGCTCCGCCGGCGGATGCGCTACGTAGGTCAAACGGCATCTGCGCAGAAGTTCCACTGGGCGGACGTCAAAGAAGGCGCACTTGACTGGAGGATCTGGGCGTTTTCCATCGCTCAGTTTGGTATCGATACCATGCTTTATGGCTATAGTACTTTCCTTCCCACCATCATCAAGGGCATGGGCTCATGGTCGACGCCTGAAGTGCAGGCACTAACAATTCCATGCTATGCGCTTGGGGCCTTGGCCTATTTGGTGACCGCTTGGGTCAGCGACCGAACTCAGCGCCGCGGTCTGTTCATCTGCATTTTCTCCGCAGTCTCCGTCGTCGGCTACGGAATTTTGATTTCTGATACATCCTCGGGGGTGCATTACTTCGGCGCATTGCTCATCGCCCTGGGGCTGTATGTGGCGGTTGGGTTGCCACTCGCATGGCTTCCTACTACGCTTCCTCGCTATGGGAAACGTACCTTCGCTACCGGCTTACAGCTCACGTTTGGCAACATCAGCGGTGTCATGTCACCGTTCTTGTACAAAAATAACGAAGCGCCTCGGTATGTCCGAGGAAATGCTGTGACGTTAGGTCTTGTGGGATTTGCAGGAATAGTATATGGACTAATGTGGTTCTACTACCATCAGAAGAACATGCGCAGAGTCCAAGGCttcgaggacgagaaggttgCTGGGATGACcgacgaggagattgaggaacTGGGAGATAAAAGTCCTCGATTTATTTATAGCACGTAA
- a CDS encoding uncharacterized protein (predicted protein), protein MSDSCAPSCLDKPSGFNPPLLWLSMSALHVPQTRSCHVCVNPDEQAIRSDSDEIQALYGNTSITQLELVYKIQKILQNLYETGRSFPPALVLDFNRPLQTVTRTGASLYLMLFQALQPLPAALGRLCETCNEAATKSLAILHALKRQQTIPRYGFFDLDATFSGAFVLVMMGLIDKTRDQPPPALDQAFDVLRFLSRAGNLAAERRLQDITHSCMHVWPNHILGADRQQGEQVDSGSLSAISLSSLGPRGDASVPHTSASAIPPQPPQYTTVAAEGWEQGRDESRLLETWMHPDTANATFDMQVDWDWHLDLSVEAEGIYSSFFDPSLPLTGVDHLDWQEIEKIFNGQNDPYVKVQIHLYSFLRIGGVERCQMTACSPLNSLQGCRYCIFSFGMQYRSIHTSV, encoded by the exons ATGAGCGACAGCTGCGCGCCGAGCTGCCTCGACAAGCCATCGGGTTTCAATCCCCCATTGCTTTGGCTATCAATGTCCGCATTGCACGTGCCACAGACGAGATCATGTCATGTTTGTGTTAATCCTGATGAACAAGCTATACGTTCCGACTCTGACGAAATACAAGCTCTATATGGGAATACATCCATTACTCAACTGGAGCTTGTCTacaagatccagaagatccttCAGAATCTTTATGAGACAGGCCGTTCCTTCCCCCCTGCTCTTGTTCTCGACTTCAATCGTCCTCTGCAGACAGTAACACGGACAGGCGCATCGCTCTATTTAATGTTGTTCCAG GCACTGCAGCCTCTTCCAGCAGCGTTAGGCCGTCTGTGTGAGACGTGTAATGAGGCCGCGACGAAAAGTCTAGCCATTCTTCACGCACTCAAGCGCCAGCAGACCATAC CCCGATATGGCTTTTTCGATCTGGACGCCACATTCTCCGGCGCCTTTGTTCTGGTCATGATGGGCCTCATAGACAAGACTCGGGATCAACCTCCCCCAGCTCTAGACCAAGCATTCGATGTCCTTCGGTTCCTGTCCCGAGCTGGTAACCTAGCCGCCGAACGCCGTTTACAAGACATCACGCATTcttgtatgcatgtatggcCAAACCATATTCTAGGAGCAGATAGACAGCAAGGTGAACAAGTAGACAGTGGCTCACTGAGTGCAATCAGTTTATCCTCGCTCGGCCCGAGAGGAGATGCATCGGTCCCTCACACATCGGCTTCGGCTATTCCTCCGCAGCCACCCCAATATACGACCGTGGCTGCCGAAGGCTGGGAACAGGGCCGGGATGAAAGTCGGCTTCTGGAGACGTGGATGCACCCTGATACCGCTAATGCAACGTTTGACATGCAAGTGGACTGGGACTGGCATCTAGACCTTTCGGTGGAGGCAGAGGGGATTTACTCCAGTTTCTTTGATCCATCGCTGCCACTTACCGGTGTCGATCACCTGGATTGGCAAGAGATTGAAAAGATCTTTAACGGACAGAATGATCC ATATGTAAAAGTTCAAATCCACTTATACTCATTT TTGCGAATCGGAGGAGTTGAACGATGCCAGATGACGGCGTGCTCGCCGTTGAACAGCCTTCAAGGAT GCCGATATTGTATATTCTCTTTCGGAATGCAATACCGAAGTATCCACACTTCGGTCTAG